In Porphyromonas cangingivalis, a genomic segment contains:
- a CDS encoding polysaccharide biosynthesis C-terminal domain-containing protein, producing the protein MSDTKVNKSSGLGGLAKDTVIYGITNIVSKFLNWLLAPFYIRVLADSAEYGIVTNLYAWVSVILVVLTLGLETGLFRYMNTSDAPNKVYGTTLRILGVVVGLFLLMGLLFVDNIASGLGYPDYPEYIGIFVTIVSMDALLSLPFAYLRHTKRPLRFAFFKFLFIFLNIIFNLFFLVLCPWLYKHHPESVSWFYRTDYGVGYIFVSNLLATAIELLFMLPVIRPGLKSYDKTLIVPMLRYCLPLMLLGVMGNFSRMAGQILIPELYEDKAYAMSQLGIYGGCLKISVVMVMFMQAFRFAYDPFVFSKMKKDDAPRAYRVAMNYFLLFTCIIFLGVMYWIDFFKHIVSPDYYEGLRIVPIVMASEIIFGIYYNLSMWYKLSDRTYFGTVFSLVGFVITVGLILIFTPKYGYVACAWASLMCNVVMMLLSYAFGRKYHPIEYDVRRLLILAAFTTIAYYVGMQIMVDFIPVRIALRTVLLMAFAALSLRLINPNILQTIRQLTRR; encoded by the coding sequence ATGAGCGATACAAAGGTCAATAAATCCTCCGGCTTGGGTGGACTCGCCAAAGATACCGTGATCTACGGCATCACCAACATCGTGAGCAAGTTCCTCAACTGGCTCTTGGCTCCATTCTATATCCGTGTCCTTGCCGACAGTGCAGAGTACGGCATCGTGACGAACCTCTATGCGTGGGTGAGCGTCATCCTCGTGGTGCTGACCTTGGGATTGGAGACGGGCTTGTTCAGGTACATGAACACCTCCGATGCACCGAATAAGGTCTATGGGACGACACTGAGGATACTCGGTGTCGTCGTGGGGCTTTTCCTACTGATGGGGCTACTTTTCGTAGATAACATTGCGTCGGGACTGGGGTATCCCGATTATCCCGAATACATAGGCATCTTCGTGACCATTGTGTCGATGGATGCACTACTGTCGCTGCCCTTTGCTTATCTGAGACATACGAAGAGGCCATTGAGATTTGCATTCTTCAAGTTCCTTTTCATCTTCCTCAATATTATATTCAATCTCTTCTTCCTTGTCCTCTGTCCTTGGCTCTACAAGCATCATCCTGAGAGTGTTTCGTGGTTCTACAGGACGGATTATGGTGTAGGGTACATCTTCGTCTCCAACCTCTTGGCGACGGCTATCGAGCTGCTCTTCATGCTCCCTGTGATCCGTCCCGGGCTAAAGTCGTACGACAAGACCCTCATTGTGCCGATGCTCCGCTACTGCCTGCCCCTCATGCTCCTCGGTGTGATGGGCAACTTCAGCCGTATGGCAGGACAGATACTCATTCCCGAACTCTATGAGGACAAAGCCTATGCCATGAGTCAGCTGGGTATCTATGGGGGGTGTCTCAAGATCTCGGTGGTAATGGTGATGTTCATGCAGGCATTCAGATTTGCATACGATCCATTTGTCTTCTCAAAGATGAAGAAGGACGATGCTCCACGAGCCTATAGGGTAGCGATGAACTACTTCTTGCTCTTCACCTGCATCATCTTCCTTGGCGTGATGTACTGGATCGACTTCTTCAAGCATATCGTCAGCCCCGACTACTACGAGGGTCTGCGCATCGTGCCCATAGTGATGGCAAGTGAGATCATTTTCGGGATCTACTACAACCTCTCAATGTGGTACAAACTCAGCGATCGTACGTACTTTGGGACGGTATTTTCGCTCGTGGGATTTGTGATCACTGTGGGGCTGATCCTCATCTTCACCCCCAAGTACGGCTATGTCGCTTGTGCGTGGGCCTCGCTCATGTGTAATGTGGTGATGATGTTGCTCTCTTATGCTTTCGGACGGAAGTATCACCCGATAGAGTACGATGTGCGCAGACTTCTTATCCTGGCGGCATTCACGACCATTGCTTACTATGTCGGCATGCAGATCATGGTCGACTTCATCCCCGTGCGCATAGCCCTAAGGACAGTGCTCCTCATGGCCTTTGCCGCTCTCTCACTTAGATTGATCAATCCGAATATACTACAAACAATAAGACAACTCACAAGACGATGA
- a CDS encoding DUF389 domain-containing protein: MNNTPNPPVDQNNSEPRQNLWEFLISYFDVKGEKENELLTIEAMKSDVDFRGTKAWILICAIFIASLGLNTNSTAVIIGAMLISPLMGPIIGLGLGLGIVDFRLVRKALRNFAIATGIALLTSTLYFLISPISTAQSELLARTQPTLYDVLIALVGGVAGVLAGATKSKGNVIPGVAIATALMPPLCTAGYGIATGQPNFFFGAFYLYMINCVFIGLATYMMIKLLKYRKVSYMNPIRAKRLSYLVLTIVTCTAVPSVFLGYKLIQANIFEEQKMRFIRSELAFQDTQVLKHHVFQRGDSSIIEVSMIGKELTPDMVQYLQAKLPDYGLKNTALVVRQGFGSMNLDNFRSDIMQDITKSSSDYIKYQQLVIDSLRTQINDNKQLSVRALTVSADMKTLFPEIVRADFSNSYSISLNSLGLDTVLTVTLVSEKALTTDSKERLRRWLSDSLPGAFIQFHTLDEN, translated from the coding sequence ATGAATAATACACCTAATCCTCCTGTGGATCAGAATAATAGTGAGCCGAGACAGAACCTTTGGGAATTCCTTATCTCCTACTTCGACGTCAAAGGCGAGAAAGAAAACGAGCTCCTCACCATCGAAGCCATGAAGTCGGATGTGGACTTCCGTGGTACAAAGGCTTGGATCTTGATCTGTGCAATCTTCATTGCTTCGCTGGGGCTCAACACCAATTCCACAGCCGTCATCATCGGTGCCATGCTTATCTCCCCTCTCATGGGTCCTATCATCGGGCTCGGCTTGGGACTCGGCATCGTGGACTTCAGGCTGGTACGGAAGGCTTTACGCAACTTTGCGATAGCGACAGGGATAGCACTCCTGACCTCCACACTGTACTTCCTCATCTCTCCTATCTCTACGGCACAGAGCGAACTGTTGGCACGTACACAACCTACACTGTATGATGTGCTTATCGCCCTTGTCGGTGGTGTGGCAGGTGTACTCGCAGGAGCCACGAAGTCCAAGGGGAATGTCATCCCGGGGGTAGCCATCGCGACAGCACTCATGCCTCCGCTTTGTACCGCAGGGTACGGCATAGCTACGGGGCAGCCGAACTTCTTCTTCGGAGCCTTTTACCTCTACATGATCAACTGTGTGTTCATCGGTCTGGCGACATATATGATGATCAAGTTGCTCAAATACCGTAAGGTGAGTTACATGAACCCCATCAGGGCAAAGCGTCTGAGTTACCTTGTGCTGACCATCGTGACCTGCACGGCTGTGCCGAGCGTCTTCTTGGGTTACAAACTGATCCAGGCAAACATCTTCGAAGAGCAGAAGATGAGGTTCATCCGCTCGGAGCTGGCATTCCAGGATACCCAGGTCCTCAAGCATCATGTGTTCCAACGTGGAGACAGCAGCATCATCGAAGTGTCGATGATAGGTAAGGAACTTACACCGGACATGGTACAATACCTCCAAGCCAAACTGCCGGATTATGGGCTCAAAAATACGGCTCTTGTCGTGCGCCAAGGTTTCGGTAGTATGAACCTCGACAATTTCCGTTCTGACATCATGCAGGACATCACCAAGTCTTCGAGCGACTACATCAAGTACCAACAGCTTGTCATCGACTCCCTACGCACACAGATCAATGACAACAAACAGCTCTCAGTACGAGCACTTACCGTATCTGCGGACATGAAGACCCTCTTCCCCGAGATCGTCAGAGCAGATTTTTCCAACAGTTACTCGATCTCCCTCAATTCGCTCGGCCTCGATACTGTCCTTACAGTGACTTTGGTCTCTGAGAAGGCTCTCACAACCGATAGCAAAGAGCGTCTGCGGAGATGGTTGAGTGACTCGCTTCCGGGTGCATTTATCCAGTTCCATACATTGGATGAGAACTAA
- a CDS encoding S46 family peptidase: MKLKRLLLAAVALLSLSPMAKADKGMWLLNELKKENIQRMKELGFTLNPEALFNNDAPSIANAVVIFGRGCTGITTSNEGLIFTNHHCGYDAIQSQSTVQHDYLRDGFVAHNKTQELPIPGLTVSYLNSIKDVTAEVEASVAGISDEMTRIRKISETLDKLAEPYNKTKNTKAQVYPFYENNVYYLIIYDVFTDVRMVVAPPSSMGKFGGDTDNWMWPRHTNDFSVFRAYADAKNRPADYSPKNKPYRPKFFAKVSLRGVKENDYAMTIGFPGSTDRYLSSWGVDNLIKYENEPRILVRGLKQDVWLKHMKADQGINIQYASKYAQSSNYWKNSIGMNKGLKRLNVIEEKRKIEKEFAQWANSTPERKAKYGFVLDSLRIPLEAQGRYEKNYTILTEALAGTELRSLVSLPEKAKDFDVEARYKDFNPKVAKETLPVMLRAIKENVDPEFQPSVIAAVEETFGGDYSKFAELLYENSVVVDRDRMVKAMEDYPALKAAMDSDPAMMLVSDLMHSISKVGEKIGATMGQYLKGRRLFFAGLREMWPERALPSDANFTMRMSYGSVKGYKPFDAATYDYYTTEAGIFEKQDPDSHEFAVQPEILKQLGEKDFGDYADADGTLHLCFLSDNDITGGNSGSPVFDKDGHLIGLAFDGNWEAMSGDIEFEPNLQRTISVDIRYVLWAIHKWGKADNIIKELEFVR; this comes from the coding sequence ATGAAACTAAAAAGACTACTTTTGGCAGCCGTTGCTCTCCTCTCTCTGAGCCCTATGGCAAAGGCAGACAAGGGGATGTGGCTCCTCAATGAGCTCAAGAAGGAAAACATCCAGAGGATGAAGGAGCTCGGCTTCACGCTTAACCCTGAAGCACTCTTCAACAATGATGCTCCCAGCATCGCAAACGCAGTCGTCATCTTCGGACGTGGTTGTACCGGCATCACGACCTCCAATGAAGGGCTTATCTTCACCAACCACCACTGTGGGTACGACGCCATCCAAAGCCAAAGTACGGTCCAACACGACTATCTACGTGACGGATTCGTCGCTCACAACAAGACACAAGAGCTTCCTATTCCCGGGCTTACCGTGAGCTACCTCAATAGCATCAAGGACGTCACAGCTGAAGTGGAGGCTTCTGTAGCAGGGATTTCTGACGAAATGACTCGTATCAGGAAGATCAGCGAAACTCTCGATAAACTCGCAGAGCCATACAACAAGACAAAAAACACTAAGGCTCAAGTCTATCCATTCTACGAAAACAACGTCTACTACCTCATCATCTACGATGTATTCACAGACGTACGTATGGTCGTTGCTCCTCCCAGCTCTATGGGTAAGTTCGGTGGTGACACAGACAACTGGATGTGGCCTCGTCATACCAACGACTTCTCTGTCTTCCGTGCTTATGCGGATGCTAAGAACAGACCTGCCGACTACTCTCCGAAGAATAAACCTTACCGCCCTAAGTTCTTCGCAAAGGTCTCTCTCAGAGGTGTCAAGGAGAACGATTATGCCATGACCATCGGTTTCCCCGGATCGACAGACAGATATCTCAGCTCTTGGGGGGTAGACAACCTCATCAAGTACGAAAACGAACCTCGCATCCTCGTTCGTGGTCTCAAGCAAGACGTATGGCTCAAGCATATGAAGGCGGACCAAGGCATCAACATCCAATACGCTTCTAAGTATGCCCAAAGCTCCAACTATTGGAAGAACTCCATCGGTATGAACAAAGGCCTCAAGCGTCTCAATGTCATCGAAGAGAAGCGTAAGATCGAAAAAGAATTTGCTCAATGGGCGAATTCAACACCCGAACGCAAAGCGAAGTACGGATTTGTCCTCGACAGCCTCCGTATTCCTCTCGAAGCACAGGGACGCTATGAAAAGAACTATACCATCCTTACCGAAGCCCTCGCAGGCACCGAGCTTCGCAGCCTCGTCTCTCTTCCCGAAAAGGCTAAAGACTTCGATGTCGAAGCTCGCTACAAGGACTTCAACCCCAAAGTGGCAAAGGAGACCCTTCCCGTGATGCTCCGTGCAATCAAGGAGAATGTAGATCCCGAGTTCCAGCCAAGCGTCATTGCTGCTGTCGAGGAGACTTTCGGAGGAGACTACAGCAAGTTTGCCGAACTTCTCTACGAAAACTCAGTCGTGGTGGATCGAGACAGAATGGTCAAGGCGATGGAAGACTATCCCGCACTCAAGGCTGCCATGGACTCCGATCCTGCGATGATGCTCGTCAGCGATCTTATGCACTCCATTTCCAAGGTAGGCGAAAAGATCGGCGCGACTATGGGACAATACCTCAAGGGTCGTCGTCTCTTCTTCGCAGGTCTCAGAGAGATGTGGCCTGAAAGAGCACTCCCATCAGATGCCAACTTCACCATGCGTATGAGTTATGGCTCAGTCAAGGGCTACAAGCCATTCGATGCAGCGACTTATGACTACTACACCACAGAAGCAGGTATCTTCGAAAAACAAGATCCTGACAGCCATGAATTTGCCGTACAACCTGAGATCCTCAAGCAACTTGGCGAAAAGGATTTCGGTGACTATGCAGATGCAGACGGTACACTCCACCTATGCTTCCTTTCTGACAACGACATCACCGGTGGTAACTCAGGTAGTCCGGTCTTCGACAAGGATGGTCACTTGATCGGTCTTGCTTTTGACGGTAACTGGGAGGCAATGAGTGGTGACATCGAGTTTGAGCCCAACCTCCAGCGCACCATCAGCGTAGACATCCGCTACGTGCTATGGGCAATCCACAAGTGGGGCAAGGCAGACAACATCATCAAGGAGCTTGAATTCGTGCGTTAA
- a CDS encoding TolC family protein has translation MRTILSFILSLTLPLSICAQSDIDRVLKVIEQNNTTLKSLRETAEADKLANKTEIYLSNPEVEYGHHWGKPTEIGNRTALNVTQTFDIATLTGMKSRLARDKNTLIDRQYRSDRMAILLEAKQTCIDLIYCNALREELSMRLRHAELIADGYKSRMEKGDANIIEYNKVRLNVTRAQNELRLIEIERQTLLLRLRRLNGDIDISFGLTTYPATMLPTDFDTWYSHIETTDPTLAHARQEIEVSKRQLSLTKAMGLPSFSAGYASEKVGQEDFKGISVGITIPLWENKNKVRHAKASIRAAEARANDTRREVYNRLKSLYNRTAGLRDIAHSYRNTLSQANNADLLKKAHDAGELSLLDYILEIGIYYDTVNQMLTAEKDYQKALAELYATEL, from the coding sequence ATGCGTACCATATTATCTTTTATACTGAGCCTCACATTGCCCCTATCGATCTGCGCACAAAGCGATATCGACAGGGTGTTGAAGGTCATCGAACAAAACAACACCACGCTCAAGAGTCTCCGAGAGACGGCCGAAGCCGACAAACTTGCCAACAAAACCGAGATCTACCTCTCCAATCCCGAAGTGGAGTACGGTCACCATTGGGGTAAGCCCACAGAGATAGGCAATCGTACGGCATTGAATGTCACGCAGACTTTCGACATCGCCACTCTCACAGGCATGAAGAGCAGACTGGCCAGGGATAAAAACACCCTCATAGACCGCCAATACCGTTCCGACCGTATGGCGATCCTTCTCGAAGCGAAGCAGACCTGCATCGACTTGATCTACTGCAATGCCCTGAGAGAAGAACTCTCCATGCGCCTGCGACATGCCGAACTCATCGCTGACGGTTACAAGTCAAGGATGGAAAAAGGAGATGCCAACATCATCGAGTACAACAAGGTACGCCTCAATGTCACTCGCGCACAAAACGAACTCCGTCTCATCGAGATCGAACGCCAAACCCTCCTCTTGAGACTTAGACGGCTCAATGGTGATATCGACATCTCATTCGGTCTCACGACTTATCCTGCGACGATGCTCCCCACGGACTTCGACACTTGGTACAGCCATATCGAGACGACCGATCCGACTCTTGCTCATGCACGACAAGAGATCGAAGTCAGCAAGAGGCAACTATCACTGACCAAAGCGATGGGGCTGCCCTCCTTCTCGGCAGGCTATGCGAGTGAGAAAGTCGGCCAAGAGGACTTCAAAGGCATTTCCGTAGGCATCACCATACCTCTTTGGGAAAACAAAAACAAAGTCCGCCATGCCAAAGCCTCCATACGTGCAGCTGAAGCGCGGGCAAACGACACTCGTCGAGAAGTGTACAACCGTCTCAAATCCCTCTATAACCGCACCGCAGGACTTCGTGACATCGCTCACAGTTACCGCAACACACTCTCACAAGCCAATAATGCCGATCTACTCAAGAAAGCCCATGATGCCGGCGAACTCTCCCTCCTCGACTACATCCTGGAGATAGGCATCTACTACGATACAGTAAATCAGATGCTCACAGCCGAGAAAGACTACCAAAAAGCTCTTGCTGAACTATATGCGACTGAGTTGTAG
- a CDS encoding efflux RND transporter permease subunit, with protein sequence MLNKIIHFSLHNRLIVLGAAVLLMIVGTYTATNMEVDVFPDLNAPTVVVMTEATGMAPEEVEYLVTFPVETALNGATDVRRVRSSSTTGFSIVWVEFDWGTDIYRARQIVSEKLAVIRDALPSNVGNPTLGPQSSILGELMIIGLTSEKTSLQELRTIADWTIRPRLLSTGGVAQVAVIGGEIKEYQILLDPERMKHFGVALDEVLPVVKEMNQNAAGGILYEYGNEYIIRGMLSTNKAEELGKAVVKSVNNSPLLLEEIAEVRIGDKAPRLGVASNDAKPAVLITVTKQPASSTLDLTKQLDISLEELRHSLPSDIKISTDVFRQARFIDSSIDNVKKSLYEGGIFVIIVLFIFLMNVRTTTISLITIPLALLCSILALKIMGLTINTMSLGGMAIAIGSLVDDAIVDVENVFKRLRENRHKPKSEQLPVLTVVFEASKEVRMPILNSTLIIIASFVPLFFLSGMEGRMLAPLGVAFIVALIASTLVALTLTPVLCSYLLGNPRNSEKDDKEPFVARRLKSVYRRALSWTLIHRRWVLGGTGLVLVLTLIVFFSLGRSFLPAFNEGSLTINVSTLPGISLEESDKMGRITEELLLSIPEIQTVGRKTGRAELDEHALGVNASEIEAPFVLDKRSKDEMVEEVREKLSALPGVNIEIGQPISHRIDAMLSGTKANIAIKLFGSNLNHMFRLGNEIKESIQDIRGIADLNVEQQVERPQLKIEPRRELLAKYGISLPDFADIVKVLLAGEVVSQVYEGNRSFDLTLKVKDTGRESMDKIKDLLIDAGDRKVALSDVAKITSSTGPNTINRENVMRKIVISANVSGRDLRGVVEDIRRTIDEEITLPEGYHIEYGGQFESEQAASRTLFITSIFSILVIFMLIFSQFKSVSQSLVVILNLPLALIGGVCAIALTGGVLSIPGIIGFISLFGIATRNGMLLISRYNDLRSEGLSIRESVMAGSLDRLNPILMTALTSGLALIPLALGGDLPGNEIQSPMAKVILGGLLTSTFLNGFIIPIMYLMTGKKTESITE encoded by the coding sequence ATGCTGAACAAAATCATACACTTTTCGCTCCACAATCGCTTGATCGTACTGGGAGCGGCTGTGCTGTTGATGATCGTGGGGACTTACACCGCAACGAATATGGAGGTAGATGTATTCCCCGACCTCAATGCCCCTACCGTGGTGGTGATGACAGAGGCCACGGGCATGGCACCGGAGGAGGTCGAGTACTTGGTGACTTTCCCGGTCGAGACGGCTCTCAATGGAGCGACAGATGTGCGCCGTGTGCGTTCGTCGTCGACGACCGGGTTTTCGATCGTCTGGGTCGAGTTTGACTGGGGGACGGACATCTATCGGGCACGACAGATTGTCTCGGAGAAGCTCGCCGTGATCCGTGATGCCCTGCCTTCAAACGTGGGCAACCCGACACTCGGTCCTCAGTCTTCGATCCTTGGCGAACTGATGATCATAGGACTGACTTCGGAAAAGACTTCGTTGCAAGAACTGCGAACGATAGCGGACTGGACAATACGACCTCGTCTCCTGTCTACGGGTGGTGTGGCACAAGTCGCAGTCATCGGTGGAGAGATCAAGGAGTATCAGATCCTCCTCGATCCGGAGCGGATGAAGCACTTTGGTGTGGCTCTCGATGAAGTACTGCCGGTGGTCAAGGAGATGAACCAAAACGCTGCCGGAGGCATATTGTATGAGTATGGGAATGAGTACATCATCCGTGGGATGCTCTCGACCAACAAGGCCGAAGAGCTGGGAAAAGCAGTTGTGAAAAGCGTAAACAATTCACCACTTCTGCTTGAAGAGATTGCAGAGGTACGGATAGGCGACAAAGCTCCAAGGTTGGGGGTGGCTTCGAATGATGCCAAGCCGGCAGTCCTGATCACGGTGACGAAACAGCCGGCTTCGAGCACCTTGGATCTGACAAAGCAGCTGGACATCTCTCTTGAAGAGCTCCGACATAGCCTACCTTCGGACATCAAGATATCGACCGATGTCTTCCGTCAGGCGAGATTCATCGATAGTTCGATCGACAACGTAAAGAAGTCTCTCTACGAGGGAGGGATATTCGTCATCATCGTACTTTTCATCTTCCTGATGAATGTCCGCACGACAACAATCTCTCTGATCACTATCCCTCTTGCCTTACTCTGTTCGATCCTTGCGCTCAAAATCATGGGGTTGACGATCAACACGATGAGTCTCGGGGGGATGGCTATTGCCATAGGCTCTCTCGTCGATGATGCCATCGTGGATGTCGAAAATGTATTCAAACGACTGAGAGAAAACCGACACAAGCCCAAGAGCGAACAACTACCGGTGCTTACCGTCGTCTTCGAGGCATCGAAAGAGGTGCGTATGCCGATCCTCAATTCGACCCTCATCATCATCGCCAGCTTCGTGCCCCTTTTCTTTCTCTCCGGGATGGAGGGCAGGATGCTTGCACCATTGGGTGTGGCTTTCATCGTCGCGCTCATAGCCTCCACCTTGGTGGCACTCACTCTCACCCCGGTGCTGTGCAGTTACCTGCTCGGCAATCCGAGAAACAGCGAAAAAGATGACAAAGAGCCATTTGTGGCACGCAGACTCAAAAGTGTCTATCGACGAGCATTATCCTGGACTCTCATCCACCGACGTTGGGTGCTCGGTGGGACAGGGTTAGTGCTTGTGCTGACACTCATTGTCTTCTTCTCCCTTGGACGCAGCTTCTTGCCTGCGTTCAACGAGGGTTCGCTCACCATCAATGTCAGCACGTTGCCGGGGATATCCCTCGAAGAGTCGGACAAGATGGGACGTATCACCGAAGAACTGCTCCTTTCGATACCCGAGATACAGACCGTGGGACGAAAGACCGGTCGTGCCGAACTCGATGAGCATGCCCTCGGGGTCAATGCTTCTGAAATCGAGGCTCCATTTGTCCTCGACAAGAGATCGAAGGACGAGATGGTCGAAGAAGTGCGCGAAAAGTTGTCTGCCCTACCCGGCGTAAACATCGAGATCGGTCAGCCCATCTCGCACCGTATCGATGCGATGCTGTCAGGCACCAAAGCAAACATAGCCATCAAGCTCTTCGGCTCGAACCTCAACCATATGTTCCGCCTCGGTAACGAGATCAAAGAGTCCATCCAAGACATCAGGGGGATCGCAGACCTAAATGTCGAACAACAGGTCGAACGCCCCCAACTCAAGATCGAGCCACGCCGTGAGCTCTTGGCGAAGTACGGCATCTCCCTACCGGACTTTGCGGACATCGTCAAGGTACTCTTGGCAGGAGAGGTGGTCTCTCAAGTGTACGAAGGGAACCGATCCTTTGACCTTACATTGAAAGTGAAAGATACCGGACGGGAGTCGATGGACAAGATCAAAGACCTGCTGATCGATGCAGGAGATCGCAAGGTGGCTCTCTCCGATGTTGCGAAGATCACATCTTCGACAGGGCCCAATACCATCAACCGTGAGAATGTCATGCGCAAGATCGTCATCTCTGCCAATGTCTCCGGGCGTGATCTCCGTGGTGTCGTCGAAGACATCCGACGCACCATCGACGAGGAGATCACACTTCCCGAAGGTTACCACATCGAGTATGGAGGACAGTTTGAGAGCGAGCAAGCTGCATCCCGCACCCTCTTCATCACATCGATATTCTCGATCTTGGTCATCTTCATGCTCATCTTCAGTCAGTTTAAGAGCGTATCTCAGTCCCTCGTTGTGATCCTCAACCTTCCTCTCGCACTCATCGGAGGAGTCTGTGCCATCGCGCTCACGGGAGGTGTACTGAGCATACCGGGCATCATCGGGTTCATCTCGCTTTTCGGCATCGCCACACGCAATGGGATGCTGCTCATATCGAGGTACAACGACCTGAGATCCGAAGGGTTGAGTATCCGAGAAAGTGTCATGGCAGGCTCGCTCGACCGACTCAACCCCATCCTCATGACAGCCCTCACCTCAGGCCTTGCCCTCATCCCTCTCGCTCTCGGAGGTGACCTGCCGGGCAATGAGATCCAAAGCCCTATGGCAAAGGTCATCCTCGGAGGCCTGCTGACATCGACATTCCTCAATGGATTCATCATCCCGATCATGTACCTCATGACCGGTAAGAAGACTGAATCGATAACCGAATAA
- a CDS encoding efflux RND transporter periplasmic adaptor subunit — protein MKTYTLTLLTALGIIMTGCNSSSGKLSDATHTSVTDAHEHDHDHSKEHEHSHDHDEGNCDHNHEEIDLTDAIEFSEAQAELIGLETETVTRGDFACVIKTSGQILPAQGDEITVVATSNGIVTFPHKSLTEGASIQAGQSLVTISGKKLLDGDPFVRAKAEYETALKEYERAEGLVQDKIISTKDFEQIRLRYETTKNAYQEQSTAVTPHGVVITAPISGFLKNRLVSHGEYVSVGQAIATVSQNRKLHLRAEVSERHYKAIRGISGANFRPSYDEGVYRLADLNGRLLSHGKDVGQSSFLIPVTFEFDNIGADFVPGSFAEVYLLGGSLSDVLSVPMSAITEEQGLHFVYVRLNEGHYRKLEVTLGQCDGNRVHILSGLNEGDEVVTRGVYQVKLAATSSVIPHGHSH, from the coding sequence ATGAAAACATATACACTGACCCTGCTGACAGCATTGGGCATAATCATGACCGGATGTAATTCATCATCGGGAAAACTGTCCGATGCCACACACACATCTGTCACCGATGCGCACGAACACGATCATGATCACTCGAAAGAGCACGAGCACTCGCACGATCATGATGAAGGGAACTGTGATCACAATCACGAGGAGATAGATCTGACGGATGCGATCGAGTTTTCGGAAGCACAGGCCGAACTCATAGGTCTGGAGACCGAAACGGTCACACGCGGAGACTTCGCCTGCGTGATCAAGACGAGCGGGCAGATACTTCCCGCCCAAGGAGATGAGATCACTGTCGTGGCGACTTCGAACGGCATCGTGACCTTCCCCCACAAATCACTGACCGAAGGAGCTTCGATCCAAGCAGGGCAGAGCCTTGTGACGATTTCGGGCAAAAAGCTCTTGGACGGTGACCCTTTCGTCAGAGCCAAAGCGGAGTATGAGACTGCGCTCAAGGAGTATGAGCGTGCGGAGGGTTTGGTACAGGATAAGATCATCTCCACAAAGGACTTCGAACAGATCAGACTGCGCTACGAAACGACAAAGAATGCCTATCAAGAACAGTCCACCGCGGTGACACCCCACGGTGTCGTCATCACGGCTCCGATCTCGGGCTTCCTCAAGAACAGACTCGTCTCACACGGAGAGTATGTCTCCGTGGGGCAAGCCATCGCAACAGTTTCTCAAAACCGCAAATTGCACCTTCGTGCAGAAGTGTCAGAGAGGCATTACAAGGCCATAAGGGGCATATCGGGAGCTAACTTCCGACCATCTTATGACGAGGGGGTGTACCGGTTGGCAGATTTGAATGGCCGATTGCTTTCGCATGGCAAGGATGTAGGGCAAAGTTCTTTTCTCATTCCGGTGACATTTGAGTTTGACAACATCGGGGCAGACTTCGTACCGGGCTCCTTCGCAGAGGTATATCTCCTCGGTGGCTCTCTGAGCGATGTATTGTCGGTACCCATGAGCGCGATCACCGAGGAGCAGGGTCTGCACTTCGTCTACGTCCGTCTCAACGAAGGGCACTACCGAAAGCTGGAGGTGACACTCGGACAGTGCGATGGGAATCGTGTACACATCCTCTCGGGGCTCAACGAAGGGGACGAGGTCGTGACAAGAGGGGTATATCAGGTGAAGCTGGCAGCGACATCTTCGGTCATCCCTCATGGTCATAGTCATTAA